A region from the Rosa rugosa chromosome 6, drRosRugo1.1, whole genome shotgun sequence genome encodes:
- the LOC133714610 gene encoding FCS-Like Zinc finger 3 — translation MKKGMFSYTSYENHFQNEPHFLDACFLCRKSLGNNSDIFMYRGNTPFCSKDCRQEQIEFDEAKEKSCKVSSSSSSSSSSRASIRKSDANKNSTTNKTVRTGTVAVA, via the exons ATGAAGAAAGGAATGTTCTCCTACACCTCTTATGAGAATCATTTCCAGAATGAGCCTCACTTCCTTGATGCCTGCTTTCTTTGCAGAAAGTCACTTGGAAACAACTCTGACATCTTCATGTACAG GGGAAATACACCATTCTGCAGCAAAGATTGCAGACAAGAACAAATAGAGTTTGATGAGGCTAAAGAGAAGAGCTGTAAAgtgtcatcttcttcttcttcctcatcttcaaGCAGAGCATCCATCAGAAAATCAGATGCCAACAAGAACTCTACCACCAACAAAACTGTACGGACAGGCACAGTTGCTGTAGCCTGA
- the LOC133718054 gene encoding probable dolichyl pyrophosphate Glc1Man9GlcNAc2 alpha-1,3-glucosyltransferase produces MESQSTQKLKNPPKPPHNPISELWWFFAAATCVKLLLIPAYRSTDFEVHRHWLAITHSLPLSQWYLDETSPWTLDYPPFFAYFERFLSIFANLIDPQMVHLQNGLNYSSDTVVYFQRVSVCVSDLCLLYGVYRLTRNLDPVRRKLIWVLVVWSPMLVVVDHLHFQYNGFLLGVLLISLSYLEEGRDLMGGLVFAVLLCFKHLFAVAAPVYFVYLLRHYCWKGLVKGFGRLLILGTVVVAVFAVAYGPFVYHGQIKQVIHRMFPFGRGLCHAYWAPNFWVFYILLDKVIAFFLGRLGFKIQAPAASFTGGLVGDSSPFAVLPQITPAITFIMVLLALSPCLIKAWRDPRPMMITRWVAYAYTCGFLFGWHVHEKASLHFVIPLAIVAVQNLDTARHYFFLSIVSCYSLFPLLFESQEYPIKVLLLLLHSMLMWLGFSAQFTKDKTLEMAPSGKNKDSHLELNRSVIAAQKGGFDIGWVVWSYLVGLLLVEIWGQFLHPIFLGAKLPFLPLMLISVYCSVGVMYSFLWQLKHILVS; encoded by the exons ATGGAATCACAAAGCACCCAGAAGCTGAAAAACCCTCCAAAACCACCCCACAATCCCATCTCCGAGCTATGGTGGTTCTTCGCCGCTGCCACCTGCGTAAAGCTGCTTCTGATCCCAGCCTACAGGAGCACAGACTTCGAGGTCCATCGCCATTGGCTTGCCATAACtcactctcttcctctctctcaatGGTACTTGGACGAGACCAGCCCTTGGACTCTGGACTACCCTCCATTCTTTGCCTACTTCGAGCGCTTCCTCTCCATTTTCGCAAACCTCATTGACCCACAAATGGTCCACCTCCAGAATGGCCTCAACTACAGCTCAGACACAGTGGTTTACTTTCAAAGAGTTTCGGTTTGTGTTTCGGATTTGTGTCTTTTGTATGGGGTTTATAGGTTGACTAGGAATTTGGATCCGGTGAGGCGAAAACTGATCTGGGTTTTGGTTGTTTGGTCTCCAATGCTTGTGGTCGTGGACCATTTGCATTTTCAGTACAATGGGTTTTTGCTTGGGGTTTTGCTGATTTCGCTTTCGTATTTGGAGGAAGGGAGGGACTTGATGGGTGGGCTTGTGTTTGCTGTTTTGTTGTGTTTTAAGCATTTGTTTGCGGTGGCGGCGCCGGTTTATTTTGTGTACTTGTTGAGGCATTATTGCTGGAAAGGATTGGTGAAGGGCTTTGGGCGTCTTTTGATATTGGGGACTGTGGTTGTGGCTGTTTTTGCAGTGGCATATGGTCCATTTGTTTATCATGGGCAG ATAAAACAAGTCATCCACCGCATGTTTCCTTTTGGCAGGGGACTTTGTCATGCATATTGGGCACCAAATTTTTGGGTGTTTTATATCTTACTGGATAAAGTTATAGCTTTCTTTCTTGGAAGACTTGGATTTAAAATTCAGGCACCAGCAGCTTCATTTACTGGCGGACTAGTTGGTGATTCGTCCCCTTTTGCTGTATTGCCTCAG ATTACACCGGCGATAACCTTTATCATGGTTCTGCTTGCATTATCTCCTTGTCTCATCAAGGCATGGAGAGATCCAAGACCAATGATGATTACAAGATGGGTAGCCTATGCTTACACATGTGGTTTTTTGTTTGGGTGGCATGTTCATGAGAAGGCATCACTCCACTTTGTCATCCCCCTTGCTATCGTTGCAGTACAGAATTTGGATACTGCGAGGCATTACTTCTTTCTATCAATTG TGTCATGCTATTCACTGTTCCCGCTGCTATTTGAATCCCAGGAATATCCAATAAAGGTGCTGTTGTTATTACTACACTCCATGCTAATGTGGTTGGGTTTCTCTGCACAATTTACTAAGGATAAAACACTGGAAATGGCACCATCTGGAAAGAACAAAGATAGTCATTTGGAATTAAACAGATCCGTTATAGCTGCCCAGAAAGGAGGCTTTGATATTGGGTGGGTGGTCTGGAGCTATCTGGTTGGTCTGTTGCTTGTTGAGATTTGGGGCCAGTTTCTGCATCCTATTTTTCTTGGTGCTAAGCTTCCTTTTTTACCCCTTATGCTGATCTCTGTATACTGTTCAGTAGGGGTCATGTACTCTTTCCTTTGGCAGTTAAAACATATCCTTGTTTCATAA
- the LOC133715340 gene encoding ATP synthase subunit delta', mitochondrial-like has product MLRRATALLTRPASSLRAARAFSTDVAEAPVGNPAFNEAWKKVIPHIDPPKTPLSFMKPRPPTPSSIPTKLTVNFVLPYASELSAKEVDMVIIPASTGQMGVLPGHVGTIAELKPGVLSVHEGNDVTKYFVSSGFAFIHANSYADIIAVEAVPIDRVDPSLVQKGLAEFTQKLNSASTDLEKAEAQIGVDVHSALNAALTG; this is encoded by the exons ATGCTGCGCCGCGCCACCGCTCTCTTGACCCGACCCGCATCCTCGCTCCGGGCCGCCCGAGCCTTCTCCACCGATGTCGCCGAAGCTCCCGTAGGCAACCCCGCTTTCAACGAGGCCTGGAAGAAGGTCATCCCTCACATCGATCCCCCCAAGACTCCTCTGTCCTTCATGAAGCCCCGCCCTCCGACCCCGTCCTCGATCCCCACTAAGCTCACCGTCAACTTTGTGCTGCCGTACGCATCTGAGCTCTCCGCCAAAGAG GTGGACATGGTCATAATTCCGGCAAGCACTGGGCAGATGGGTGTTCTTCCGGGACATGTGGGAACAATTGCAGAGTTGAAACCTGGCGTCCTATCAGTACATGAAGGAAATGATGTGACAAAGTACTTCGTCAGCAGTGGTTTTGCATTCATCCATGCGAACTCTTACGCAGATATAATTGCTGTTGAGGCTGTCCCTATCGATCGAGTTGATCCAAGTCTTGTCCAGAAAGGGCTTGCGGAGTTCACTCAGAAGCTAAACTCAGCCTCAACTGACTTGGAGAAAGCTGAAGCCCAGATTGGAGTTGACGTGCATAGTGCCCTCAATGCTGCTCTCACAGGCTAG
- the LOC133716510 gene encoding metacaspase-1-like: MMMSNYGGQRLLVVDCCYCQTQIQLPSVSPIYIVGTSVRCGRCYASTRVASPGFPRSPHSAVPYYALINVPPPHACFPHTSPGPPPNVHGRKKAVICGISYRNSRDELNCCINDAKCMRYLLITKFKFPEDSILMLTEEETHPHKIPYKNNIRRALCWLVQGCQPGDSLLFYFSGHGSRQRNYHGDEVDGYDETLCPLDFETQGMIVDDEINAAIVRPIPHGVKLHAIIDSCHSGTILDLPCLCRMDRLVAGCNKKLCISCFAFYVYLLE; the protein is encoded by the exons ATGATGATGAGCAATTATGGAGGCCAACGACTACTAGTGGTCGACTGTTGCTATTGCCAGACCCAAATCCAGCTGCCTTCTGTGAGTCCGATATACATCGTTGGCACATCCGTCCGCTGCGGCCGCTGCTATGCCAGTACCCGCGTCGCCTCTCCGGGCTTCCCCCGCTCCCCCCATAGTGCCGTACCCTACTATGCCCTTATAAACGTCCCACCACCACATGCCTGCTTCCCCCATACATCACCAGGACCTCCGCCGAACGTGCATGGGCGGAAGAAGGCGGTGATCTGCGGGATATCGTATAGAAACTCGAGGGATGAGCTCAATTGTTGCATCAATGACGCCAAATGCATGCGGTATCTCCTCATCACCAAGTTCAAGTTTCCAGAAGATTCCATTCTCATGCTCACTG AAGAAGAAACTCACCCACATAAGATTCCATATAAAAACAACATTAGAAGGGCATTATGTTGGCTTGTACAAGGATGTCAACCGGGTGACTCCCTTCTGTTTTACTTCTCTGGTCATGGTTCACGGCAGAGGAATTATCATGGTGATGAAGTTGATGGATATGATGAAACCCTTTGCCCCCTTGACTTCGAAACCCAGGGTATGATTGTTGATGATGAGATAAATGCAGCAATTGTTAGGCCCATTCCACATGGGGTCAAGCTTCATGCAATTATAGATTCTTGTCATAGTGGCACCATACTGGATTTGCCATGCCTTTGCAGAATGGACAGGTTAGTGGCCGGGTGTAATAAGAAGTTATGCATTTCTTGCTTCGCTTTCTATGTCTACCTACTTGAATAG